ATCCCCACATTTTGAGTAAACATTAACCAACGAAACCCACAAATGTGAATCAGGGTGTATCCCATTCTTTACCACCTGCCCATGAATTGCCCTCCCCTCATTCAAAGCCCCTTGTGAGGCACATGCTCGAAGCATCCCAGAATACCTTATAAGCCTCATTTTCCCACTCCAAACTAAAGACCTGCCTCTCACATGGCCTCCTACAATCTCCTGATCACCCACATTCCCATTATCTAATCCTACCTGATGTTCCCTATTCTCCGAATTTCGGGTATCATTTTGAGCCAAATCACTGATTGGACTCAACTCAACAGCATTGACAGCAGCACAAGAACAAGACTTTAATCTAGACAGCAACACTGACCTAACACTGGGACTAATCTTGCTATACAATCCAACTGAATAAGTAGTGGGTCTCTGGAAAATTGGCAATAAGAGGCCTCGAAAACCCGGTGACATTCCCAGAGCAATTAGGTCACATTCCATCTATTTAAATACAAGTGCTTATATCAATCAAATGCAtcaaaagaacaaaactttAACACACccaccaaaacaaaaatgcTACCCAATAATCCACAACAGTAAACAAGTTGAACTCAATCATCAAAACACAGgacttgtaaaaaaaaaaaaaaagataagaaCTTTCTTGTATTCACTTACAAATGCGACGACGGTGACTAAGGAACGACGGCGGGCTAGCAGGTGgtgcttctttttcttctggaAGTTTCTGTGTTTCCTCTATCTTCTTGTCTTTCTCTAAATTGGTGCAGGGTTTTAGTTAAACCTTAAACCCTGGAATGCAGGGGGTTTATCTTCTGCTTGTTTTTCAGAAACATCGTACGCCTCAAAGTTGTCCGAATGAAAAGAACCGCAACGGTGTCGTTTTGGTATTGACtattgtttttaggtttttgACTAAAGATGAAAAAGGCCATCACTTTGGAGTTTAGAGGAGACTTCCTTCAATCGATTATACCCGATCGATGATAAAGAAAACTAACATTTACCAAACGAATATCAATTGATAATAATTTCGAGTTTTTATTAGTGTTTAGAAATTGATGTGAATAGAACTAGAGACGGACGACGACGATCCTTTTGAGTACATTTTGAGTTTGTCTAACTTTAAGGTGATCGTGATAgtgatttcttgtttgagttgaATATAGATCGATGATTTTGCTAGCCATTTCAAAACAGCCTACTCACAATTGACTATGGTAGTTGCCTCTCATCAAGGGCAAGCCGTGCAGTATGTGCATCATGCGCAGCACAGTGATCATTATAAAACTGGAAATGACAGATGAAAAGAGAAGGAAGATGAtggatgaatgaatgaatgggGAGGCGTCCACCTCTCTATTATTGATTTCTCGTCatcataaattaaaaattcaaaTCCTCCAAAGTGTTCATAGAATATACATACAGAGACAGCTCAAAGGAATGATTTCCCATTATGAGTGACTACAAAAGAATGAAGGAAGTCGCCTCCCCAacctatataatatatatgaaacatGGTATGGTACGAAATATTCTTCCCCTTCTGTATCTACAACcgcccccctctctctctccagccGTGCTTGCACTCTTCTACCCTTACTTcttaaacaataaaaaatctgAACAAAGAACTAAAAAATGAAGCAACTTTTGAATCACATTCACAGCTGGATCAAGATTACCTCGCAATTGTTTCCATTTGAATTTCTTTCCTTCCTACCACGTTATAATCCGAGTGAAACACGGGTCTTGATTGGTTTTAGCTTCAGACCCATGCTTTCCGGGGAGAGAAGCTCCGGGGAGATGCATGATGGGCTGAGTGGGCTCCTAGGGCTCTCGCTGAAATGACACGGTCTGTATAAACCATATCCCATGAAGAAGTACTCCATAGGTATCAACATTGCATGTGGCTGCTCCTCTGTTACCATCGATCCACAAGCCTGGACCTGCACCACCAACAACCACCCAGCCATAACATCAAGCATATTCTTCCACTCTGGAGAATCATATTTATCATGTCCACCAAGGCACCAACACATACACAGAGACATTAATTATTGCCGGACTCAAGCATGAGATACAAGTTGCAACATACCTCTACTAAGGCACTATATCTTCTATCCAACTTTGAGGTCATGTGGAGAGCCTCAGAGTGGAAAGGAGAGCTATCCCCAACAAAAATGAGAGTGCGACACCTTAGTGACTTCAAGCCTTCAGTAATGTCAGGTCTCCTGTAAGTCAGAAAGTTAAAGTTCCATACATCCAACTATTTCCCAATTCTCTAAAGGGAAGAAACAGACagcagtttaaaaaaaaaaaacaagttcaGCAATGTGTTTACCCATTAATTGCTTGAAGAAATCTCCATACATTTGAGCTTTGTCTCTCTTCCAACAACTGATGAAGCAAACATGCCAAGTAAATCAAACAGATAATACCATTGGACACCAACAAGGATCAGAATCCACCAAACATAAGAGTAAGGAAATTGAAATTAGCCCCGCACTTACTTTTCTGCATGCTTGAACTATATCTGACTCTGGAACTTCAGCACTACCACGTACCTCCTGTTAAGATACATAGCACACTCATTTCTTAATCTAAAGAAGCTAacagaagcaaaaaaaaaaaaaaggatacaAGGTCAGATTGCAACAATACCTTACTGAAGTAGCGCTGAAGCAAACACTCCTTTAGCAAACCACACATGCCATAAAAATATAGCATATTTGACATCACCTGAAGATTCCAAGTGATGATTAGTATATAACATTTAAACTTCACATATCTAGAAAGcctaataataaaattgaGGAAGAAGTACCTTATTATAAAACCATTCAGTCCAAGATGGTGCTCTGCATAATGGGGATACAAGTATCAAACCAAGAACGCGCTCCCTATATTTCATCTGTCGCACAAACCTTGATCAATAAACTAAGATAGAAGTATGCAAAACCATAAGTACAAAAGGTTGAAGGAGAACCTACAGCAAATAGGGAAAGGATATAAGCACCCGCTGTCACTCCCATGCACATGACTGCACCGAgcctgaaagaaaaaagaaacaatagTTATTGTGAAACATATCAAACAGAGAAAGGAAAATTCAACACGATTAGAGAAAAGGAAATCCATTTGTCCTTTCTACATCTACATTTTACCTCAACTATTACTATTACAAGTCCTGAAATATTATCAAACGAAAACCAGTGGTAATCATTACCCAAAAAAGTTTAGAACTTCCAGGATCTGATCAGCCAAGTCATCAGCAGAAGGCACAGGATCATCAACACTAATCGACGCAGCTCCTAACTGCAAGAACTCTTGTAAAAGTTCCCGAAGAGAAACTATGTGAATAATAGCATTCAGTTACAAAATAATAGTCTTGAATCGATACATGATTCAAGAAACAAACTAATCAGGAATGCACTCAAGGGGAAACTATACAAACCTCATGACCAGGAGGACTAATATGGTATACGCAGAAGTTGTGGAGCAGCAGCGAAGCTGCTTCAGGACAAAAGAATAACCCTTGGAAACAAGACATATCTGCTCAATTTAAAGAAACAAGTGAATTAGGATTAGCAAATTGCCCAATTACGTTATTGTGAAGAGAAGGGGCAAAAGTTTTTGAATAATGGAGCATAAAGAAGAACATAAGGCACTCACGATTTAGAGCTACATCAGGATATGTGATAAGTGCAGGCTTATCTTGGTCTCCATAGACTATAACAGACACAGAACCACAGCCAGTTCGAATAAAATGTTCCTGAGGACAAAAAATTGCAGTAAATGACATTGTGATGCGAACAGAGTAAAGACACAAGACAAGAAACAATAGGCATACAgataaaatcaaagtttttaccTCTTCCTCTTTTTAAAGAGAGAAATCACAAAGCTACAGATTAAACTGTTCtactacaataataatttGTTCTACCATATAGCCTTTATTTAGGATTTACAACATATCTGGCCTGTCTCATCTACAATGTTTAAGTAAGAGAGGGCACTCTAGGAATCCAGCTTTTCAAGATAACTTTATTCCCCAAGAGCTTCCCATGTGCACTTTAACCTTTTTCAGGGAACTAAGTCTCAAACCAAATCTCACTAACATAAACTTTGTTTAAATAGGTGAAACAAATAAGTGGTATTGTATATCAATCATTTTGAtcttagaaaaagaaagaaaagaaagtgaaGACAGTTAAAAGGAGAAGCATAGAATCTCATTGTATTATAAAAGAAATTGACAAACTACTCGGGAACAATTAAAATGACAAGTTAAAGTGACAGCTAGATTTGCAGATAAAATTGAGAAATAAGACAAAGAAAGGTATTGCTTTGGTTTTGTCGACAGACTGTTATACTTGAGAATCAACCCAAGAGAGCCAACTTCCTTTCAACACAGATCATCACACAACAAGGAAAGAAttaacaaagaaagaagaaacagacagtaaatcaaaacataaaaaaagcAAACGAGAAAGTTAAAGTCCTCAATACCCAGTTGACATTAAATTCCAAGGAAATCAACAAAGGGTCTATTTCGATACTTCATACACTGGATTATCCAATTATCCCAAAAACTCAAACCTTTCACATAAACTCGAACAAACTGAAACACcattgaaacaaaagaagaacggAAAAAAGAAACTTCACCATTGCAAGAGATCAGTGAAGATGCGAATAACACGAAGTGATTCAACAAATCCCCAAATGAACAAATTTACACGCAAATTTACACGTAAAAATTTAACAAGGAAAAGAGTCAAACTTAGCAGAAACGTGAACTGCTATAAACAGATCCAGATTATATCAAATAATCCATATGCTCCTATGTTCTTCATGTTCAAACCAAGCCAAACAACTTGAGCTGAACCCAGAATACAAAATGTGGCTTCCCTTAATTTCAAAGCAAGTCATCACATAACAATCACCCAATTACCCAAttcaaaaaacaacaaaacacaaacccagcAAGAACAACAAAAATTCACATTCAGCAAACATTAAGCTAAAACCATTGAGACCCGAAATGCCAAACAACTTCACACCACACTGAGCTCCAAAACCCAATAATTCAAGCAATAGAGAAACTTCAATGAAGCAAAAACAGAACacagaaagagaaaaaaaatgaataaaaatcCAATCTTGAAGTTAAAGGTCGAACCTTTCCACCGAGATAGATCTTCTCCATATCAAGGGAGACGGCGTCGATTGATTCAGCCATAGCTAAGCTCTCTCTTCCCGTCTCCCAAACACagccctcttctctctctctctctctctgtttctatctctctctccccttcAAGAAATGTAGGCCTCTCTCTTTCTGGTGTGGCTTATATACAAAGCAATTGTTTCTCtctctagaaaaaaaaattaacctgTGGTTAACCACCACCGACgcgtaatttttttattgaactgtaaaaaaaaatcccaTCTGCTAACCTCATACGCCGTCGTTTTCATTGTAGCCGTTCAAGAAATCACCGGGCGGATTTACCGTGATTAGCTGAGGATATGGTTTTTACGGCACCGGAATTACGGTTTCTGTGGTTTATTTGACTTTAAAGGGAATGATAGTGGCACCCCCCCCTTTATCATTGTTGTTTGACTAAAAGTGCTTGCTGTCCCAGTGACGTGTACGGTCATCATTGGACAAGACTCTTTTGGATGTGGAACCTGGGGTGGGACTTGGGGCCTACTCTGAAGGTACAATATACTCTAGATGTTTGCTTGCCTTTGATCTAACTCAATCATTAATCATATACCATCCTAATCATGATTTGGTACCAAAATATGATTTCAATCacatttttttctccttttgcatTGCCTCAATTTGATCCTTATGTAGTTGAAGTTTGTATTCAATTCTGGCTAAAGACAATAGGAAAGGAATGTTCTTTAATGAGTTTTGCCAGGTTGTTTTCTATAACAAATCATAGTGTGGTAGAACTGATAACTAAAATGTAGCTATTTGCACGATTTCGGCATTCAATGTCGCTAAATTGTCATTTCATTTAATTGTACATATTCCACTCATTTTTTCattatgaaagaaaaaaaaaacaagggcTTAAATTTTGGTTTCACTTAGTAATTACATATCAAATGATCTTCAAGTGGAAGGAAGAGTTCTCAACTTCTCAATGATTATTCACACCATCCTAATCATTATTTGGTGCAAACGATAATGTTCATCTCAATTtgtatttttggttttttactgaaagaaacaaattaaaatggTTTTGTGGACATAATGTTGGCCATGTTGTGTTAGCAAAGTAGGATATTCCATTATCCAACCAGCCTGTCATTTATTCGCTCTTGAAACTCCAACTACTTTGGAGCCAAATTAATCatctttcctttttttaacAGTTGGCCTGTTTACAGTGAAAACTGGTTTCTGGGTCGCCTGAAAACCACCTCCGCCGCTTAGAATGACCGGAACATTGGTGGTATTTGACTTCGACCGGACCCTGATCGACGATGACAGTGATAGATGGGTGGTTACGGAGATGGGTCTGACCCAGCTTTTCAATGAGCTTCGCTTTACTTTGCCATGGAACTCACTCATGGTATGGTTTgtactctctttctcttttttgttAATATATTGCTTCAAAGTTGTCTGCTTTGATAGGAAGATTTTATCTTGAAAACTTGGCAAGTATGAATTAGAATAAAGGTTGAACCTTTCTCAGCACAGAAATGGATGTAGACATGTAGTGAATTTTGAGTTGAATAGTAACGTGGTTGAGCATTTGGTATGTATGTTTCAGCTAAGAGACTGTTTGGGTTTGTATTACTGATATAAATTACTAGCAATTGGGGCTTGTGTAGGTTGATCAAGGACTTGTTGTGTTTTTAAATGTTGATTCCACCATCCATCTTTTGATCATTAAGCAATGTACATACAAGTGATACAAActataaactgaaaactggaGAAGGCAGAAGAACTTGTGCTAATATtaactttcaagtttcaatcatGTAGGATAGAATGATGATGGAGCTTTATTTGCAAGGAAAGACTACTGAAGACATCAAAGAATGCCTCAAAAGAACTCCAGTGCATCCACAAGTAGCTGCAGCTATTAAGTCAGCTCATGCTTCCGGGTAAGATTTTTACATTAATAACATTATGTATTGGACCGTATGGTCAATTGCTTGTTTTGCAATTCAAATATTGTGGTATCATTTTGAACATTTCAGATGTGACTTGAAGATAATTAGTGATGCCAATCAGTTTTTCATTGAGTCGATCTTGGAAAGATGGCATGTTGGGATGCTTCTCACAAATTGTCACAAATCCAACCTGCATAGATGAAGATGGAAGACTGAGAATTTTTCCTTACCATGATCCTGTCTCATCTTGTCATGGTTGCTAATAATTGCTTTCTCTTCCTATAAGTGGTTGCAATCTTTAGTATTTTCCAGTAGCGTTaatcttatatatatggtCCTGACTTCataatttatttcaattaaggGTCAGGTGATTGATCAATTTTTGGCTTCTGCTTCCAAAAATGTGAGGAAGAGATACATCTATCTTGGAGATGGGAGAAACGATTTTTGCCCGACTCTGAAACTAGTGGAGGGGGAGCATGTCATGCCAAGGAAGGACTATCCATTATGGAATCGCATTTGCGGCAACCGAATGCTTATCAAGGCCGATATCCATGTATGGAGCGATGGAGAGGAGCTTGCTAAGATCCTATTTCAGCTTATCCAGTGAACCTCTACTGAAGAACTCCGTTGCTGTGAGACTGTAACTCGAATCAGTAGAACTCTGACGAGAATTGTCCAGCTATCCTCAGGGACGCGCATTGTCAACCTCTCACACCTCAAGCATCCAACCTTGCTTAAACCTCAGGGTCATTGATGTTGTAACTGTTAGATAATAACCAAACTACAAGGTGGCAACGCACTGAACGCAGACCCTACAATCTCCAGCCTCTGCGTAAGTTAGGAACTCTAATTAGATTAGGACATTAGGTAATCTTATTTAGACAAGTCTTTGCCGAATCCATTAACTGTCatcatttcttcaatttggTAACTGCCATTGTATGCTGAATCTATTGATCTGTTTCTGACAACACAAAAATTTATTTGCAACTATTTACAATGGAATAGACACTACTTGGATTTCTAATATTCTCATATCTATTATATGTTCCCTGGCTCTATAGTTCTGAGTAATTATTCTACGAGTGAGATTTTGGTATGCTAAAGAATATATGTATAGCATTACAATCACAATAAGGCACATGTGCAAGTTCCAGATTGCTGACTGAGGAACTggctggtttttttttttggtaatgaacTGGCTGGCTTGACTAACAGAGttataacaaaacaaaaatagtaAACATTAAATCTGAAAATTGATGACCCTCATCATAAGCACACTAGATTCAAAGCATGAACAAAGCCATGATTATTTTATTTGGTTGTGGAATATGGAATCAGGTCCCTCTGTGCTGCTGATGATGGACTTTTTTTCTGGGTTAGGAACAATAATGGATCATGAGTCACCATTACCATACTTGGCATATTCTTTGATCAACCCATGATTGAAACTTGGTCCACCAAATCAGAGGGACCTGATTCCATATTCCACAACCAAATAAAATAGACGTGCAAGTAGCTGATCCATGCCTCCAACAACCAAtaatattcttcttcttacataaaataattaagaTTAGGAATCCAAGTCAAGCGTGGGGTTCTCTGACTTGTCAGGTTTCCCATACATATAAAACTCCAGAGCTTTCTGTTTCCTGAGACGCTTCGATTCTGAGAGCCTTGATTCAGCAACCCAGTAACTctgtctctctttctctctctaatgGCGTCgaagagaggagaaagagagaCGAATGTGTACCTCAATGAGGTTATAGACGTCATGCCTGTGTTTGCCAAGGAGCTTATTGCCGGAGGCGTCGCCGGCGGTGTTGCAAAGACGGTGGTGGCTCCCCTGGAGCGTATTAAGATTTTGTTTCAGGTGAAAATTTCTTACTTTGGAGTTAAAATTGAGTCTTTTACTCTTTCCTTCACAGTTTTTGGTTGTGGTAAAGATTGGTACTTTCTGTAGGGGACTGTGAAGATTAGTACTGCATTTTGGTTTATTGGATTTAATGTATATCTGACTTTTTGAGTTGGAAGGGTGTTAGTTAGGATGAATGCTTGGACTGAAGTAGTGAGAATTTTATGGATTATGCCAGTGGTCTGTGTTGGGTGTATTAATTCTTGAAAGCATGATCATATTACATTGAAGGCTTAGTTATTTGATTGCTTTTTATCCAAGACTTATTTCCCTTTGTGTTAGTTATGTACTTATGTGGAGGCAATGATGGGGTGATTAATGCAGAATCATAATAGATACATATATTATGTATTGATTTCGATTTGAAGATGAGTACTTTGATTGTTTATTGCTCTTAGTTGaggtgagaaaagaaaagtatgGTATGTAAGTTTGTTCATGAATCACAGACCAGAAGATCAGAATATCAGAGTTTAGGGCTGTTTGGATCGGTAAAGAAGATTGCAAAGACAGAAGGGCTAATGGGTTTCTACAGGTGATCCCTGAGTAGACAAATCATTCATGTGTGTTGTATACAAATTTGGCGAAGTCACAAGTTTTcagtggttttttttttatgtacaGAGGCAATGGAGCTAGTGTTGCGAGAATTGTTCCCTATGCTGCCCTGCATTATATGAGCTACGAGCAATACCGCAGATGGATAATCCTCACCTATCCTGATGGGGAGCGGGGACCTGTTCTTGATCTTGTTGCGGGATCATTATCTGGAGGAACAGCTGTACTCTTTACCTATCCTCTTGATTTAGTTCGGACTAAGTTGGCTTATCAGGCAAGTAAATAAAAAGGGCGAAAGCTTgacacctctctctctctctctctctctcaagagCATTAGATTGATTTTGTTTAAATAAATGCATCTCTTCTCTGCAGGTTGTTGGTTCACCAAAGTTAAAACTGCAAGGGATTATGACTAATGAACAAATTTATAAAGGAATTGTTGATTGTTTCTTGAAGACATACAAAGAAGCTGGAATCAGAGGGCTCTATCGTGGTGTTGGTATGGGCACAAAAATTTTCAGTCTGCTGTCATTGTATGTTTCTAAGGTTCCCTATTTAACAATGTAATGGCATTGCCAGCTCCATCCCTTTATGGAATCTTCCCATATGCCGGCTTGAAGTTCTACTTCTATGAGGAGATGAAGCGTTATGTACCTCTGGAGCAGAAGAACAGTATTATGGTGAAACTTGTATGTGGTTCTGTTGCTGGTTTACTAGGTCAGACCTTTACATACCCCCTTGATGTTGTGAGGAGGCAAATGCAGGTAATATAATCAACtctgaaaataatttttgatAAAAGTTTTGTGGCACTGATGGTTGAAAATAATCTGAACAGGTTCAACGACTCTTAGCATCAAACAATCCAGAGATGAAAGGTACAATGGAAAGCCTTATCTTGATTGCTAAAAAGCAAGGATGGAAGCAATTATTTTCGGGACTTAGCATCAATTACTTGAAGGTGGCAAAACCTAGTCATTCTTTTTACTTCTTTTTACAGAAAATATCAGTCTATCTTTTTTGTAGCTAATCTTGATCTCATGTGTGATTCAGGTTGTACCATCTGTGGCAATTGGATTTACTGTTTACGATCTTATGAAAGCCTACCTTCGAGTTCCATCAAGAGATGAACCTGTGAAAGAAGTGGTAACCAGCAAAAGAAGTACCCAGCCCTCCATTCGCTCCTAGAAACATTTTCTTCCAACTTTTCACTTTAGGCGACACACAGACACAAATTATCAGGAACTTTGCTTCCCTTCTCAGTCGTCAATTAGGTTGACTAGCTCATTGCGTACCATTCAGGTGATCTTCAACTGTACATATCATTCTTTCAGCTGAAAATTAGCAAATCTATAGACTATAGGTTATATCCCTTACCATGGGGATCTTGAAAGCTCCAGTttcacaaattaaaagaaCTAGTTGATTAGACTACCTTGTCATAGAGGACCTCTAACACAGATGTATTCAATGTTAATCGAGTAAGAATCAGAAGAACATGAGTCCTTGATACTGTTGTAAATTCGAAGTGTACCAGTTCAATTCAATTTCGAAATAACAGAGTTATTCGCAGCTGATTCCATTTTCCTTTTAAATTTATCTAGAGAAAACAAATGCAAAAGAGATAAATTTTGTGCAGCCAATTTTTTGCCGTGTTTGAAAAAGGCAAAACAGGAATCTACAAGGAAGAGATGATGGTCCAATAGAACAGAATATTTCCAACATCATTTTAGCTCATTTCATAGGAATCTAATTCCCAACAATATGATAATGTACAGGAACCAACAATATGTTCTCTATTTGATTCAAGTGAATTTCAGTACAGGAATACTGTACAGTGGATCTAGCAAAAAGATTTCCAATTGATTTTGCTTGTGCATCATTGAAGTTGCATTACATAACTTGCCACCACAAGCTGGTTCGGAGAGAGGCTTCTAAAAACAGCAACTTCACCAGTAATCTCCACAGGAGCATTTCCCATTCTTGAAATGATGAAACCGCTTGTTATCTCTAACGATCAGCTCCCTCCCTACAATCTTTGACATGATCTTAATTGCATTGTGGCAGTCACCACAGATTCGAAGGTTCTTTATAATCCTTAGAGTTTGCCTAGCAGGAGTACTGATCAGACCATAAGCAATTGCCAACCGCTCGCTATGATACTGCAAAGCCTGCTCTTTTGCCTCCTCATCAATGTCGTGAAGCACATATCTAGTATCCGGCACATAACCTGCTTCCCTCATCTGTCCTCTCAAACCTTTCGATTGCTCATACGACTCTCCATAAATGTCAGTACACCTATACTCACTCAATTTGTTCCTCTCCTCCAGCATGTTAATCTCCGAGTACTTCTTCCGCGGAGGCAGCGGCATTTGATCAGCACTAGCCTTAGAAGGATCAATACCAACCAACAATTCCTCAGCGCGATCTTCAAGCTCAAGATCGCCATGAATCCTCGCTAGATCCCTAAGAGCATCCCAAACCTCCGCGGTGGGCTCAAACGGCATTCCCTCAACAAACTCCTCAGCTTCCTTCAAATGACCAGACTTCCCAAGCACATCAACAACCCCTACATAATGCTCAATCTCCAGCGCAATCCCAAACTCATCCTCCATCATTTCAAACAATGCCAGCCCCTCCTCCACAGCTCCCGCGGTCGCGCACGCCCCCAAAACCGCCACGACACTCTCCTTGTCCGGCTTCAGCCCCTCACTCCTCATTTTCTCAAACAACAACACCCCCTCACTCCCTTCCCCATTCTTCGCATACGCATTGATCATCGAATGCCACAACCTCAAATCCCTCTCAGACATTTTATCGAACACCTTGCGTGCATCTCTCATGCTCCCACACCTCGCATACATTTCTATTAACTTCACATTCAACTCGATATCTCCACCGAAACATGACATCTTCAAATACTGTTCAATTTTCCTCGCAACCTTGGAGTCGTCGCAAAGCTCCATTAACATAATAAAGACACCGTAATCGGCAGTAACGCCTCGACCCATATACTCCAAGGCCTCTCCGACCTTGCCCTCCTTGCACAGACCAATCAAGTCTACGTCTTTAAGTGACGGGTCACTCACATTTCGGTTCGGGTCGTTACTGGGCTGGGTTTTGTATACGGGTTTGGAGCGATGGACGGTGGGATGCGGCGGAGAGGAGCGAGTGTAGCGGCGGTTGTTGAGTGC
This genomic interval from Argentina anserina chromosome 1, drPotAnse1.1, whole genome shotgun sequence contains the following:
- the LOC126799714 gene encoding protein NDL1-like — encoded protein: MAESIDAVSLDMEKIYLGGKEHFIRTGCGSVSVIVYGDQDKPALITYPDVALNHMSCFQGLFFCPEAASLLLHNFCVYHISPPGHELGAASISVDDPVPSADDLADQILEVLNFFGLGAVMCMGVTAGAYILSLFAMKYRERVLGLILVSPLCRAPSWTEWFYNKVMSNMLYFYGMCGLLKECLLQRYFSKEVRGSAEVPESDIVQACRKLLEERQSSNVWRFLQAINGRPDITEGLKSLRCRTLIFVGDSSPFHSEALHMTSKLDRRYSALVEVQACGSMVTEEQPHAMLIPMEYFFMGYGLYRPCHFSESPRSPLSPSCISPELLSPESMGLKLKPIKTRVSLGL
- the LOC126799742 gene encoding LOW QUALITY PROTEIN: thiamine phosphate phosphatase-like protein (The sequence of the model RefSeq protein was modified relative to this genomic sequence to represent the inferred CDS: inserted 2 bases in 1 codon; substituted 2 bases at 2 genomic stop codons) → MTGTLVVFDFDRTLIDDDSDRWVVTEMGLTQLFNELRFTLPWNSLMDRMMMELYLQGKTTEDIKECLKRTPVHPQVAAAIKSAHASGCDLKIISDANQFFIESILEXDGMLGCFSQIVTNPTCIDEDGRLRIFPYHDPVSSCHGCXXLLSLPISGCKGQVIDQFLASASKNVRKRYIYLGDGRNDFCPTLKLVEGEHVMPRKDYPLWNRICGNRMLIKADIHVWSDGEELAKILFQLIQ
- the LOC126799721 gene encoding mitochondrial carrier protein CoAc2 isoform X1 encodes the protein MASKRGERETNVYLNEVIDVMPVFAKELIAGGVAGGVAKTVVAPLERIKILFQTRRSEYQSLGLFGSVKKIAKTEGLMGFYRGNGASVARIVPYAALHYMSYEQYRRWIILTYPDGERGPVLDLVAGSLSGGTAVLFTYPLDLVRTKLAYQVVGSPKLKLQGIMTNEQIYKGIVDCFLKTYKEAGIRGLYRGVAPSLYGIFPYAGLKFYFYEEMKRYVPLEQKNSIMVKLVCGSVAGLLGQTFTYPLDVVRRQMQVQRLLASNNPEMKGTMESLILIAKKQGWKQLFSGLSINYLKVVPSVAIGFTVYDLMKAYLRVPSRDEPVKEVVTSKRSTQPSIRS
- the LOC126799721 gene encoding mitochondrial carrier protein CoAc2 isoform X2, encoding MSYEQYRRWIILTYPDGERGPVLDLVAGSLSGGTAVLFTYPLDLVRTKLAYQVVGSPKLKLQGIMTNEQIYKGIVDCFLKTYKEAGIRGLYRGVAPSLYGIFPYAGLKFYFYEEMKRYVPLEQKNSIMVKLVCGSVAGLLGQTFTYPLDVVRRQMQVQRLLASNNPEMKGTMESLILIAKKQGWKQLFSGLSINYLKVVPSVAIGFTVYDLMKAYLRVPSRDEPVKEVVTSKRSTQPSIRS
- the LOC126799704 gene encoding pentatricopeptide repeat-containing protein At2g15690, mitochondrial-like gives rise to the protein MASVTSLQPTNSTISTSGFKSRTTTPNPNPPHHLFLKTQPPFSFFNPNPFRTPALNNRRYTRSSPPHPTVHRSKPVYKTQPSNDPNRNVSDPSLKDVDLIGLCKEGKVGEALEYMGRGVTADYGVFIMLMELCDDSKVARKIEQYLKMSCFGGDIELNVKLIEMYARCGSMRDARKVFDKMSERDLRLWHSMINAYAKNGEGSEGVLLFEKMRSEGLKPDKESVVAVLGACATAGAVEEGLALFEMMEDEFGIALEIEHYVGVVDVLGKSGHLKEAEEFVEGMPFEPTAEVWDALRDLARIHGDLELEDRAEELLVGIDPSKASADQMPLPPRKKYSEINMLEERNKLSEYRCTDIYGESYEQSKGLRGQMREAGYVPDTRYVLHDIDEEAKEQALQYHSERLAIAYGLISTPARQTLRIIKNLRICGDCHNAIKIMSKIVGRELIVRDNKRFHHFKNGKCSCGDYW